In one Apostichopus japonicus isolate 1M-3 chromosome 18, ASM3797524v1, whole genome shotgun sequence genomic region, the following are encoded:
- the LOC139958805 gene encoding otoancorin-like — MECPHSVIAVLILFLLASHCSGRKQDDRPSSPKGEKQEEPSIRNDDTHQQAVHFTELMPEKIFWDCMDKYGFGSSNATHAINHIIELTNNIIAMEKMFEERFGISNETIFYDFGGFLPDLFNYSSNASSFLMENCTAYFGSGNISVGVTPSSNVIHEDMISLLCALFQGDINATMQFNSSIGSGWDDFNQAMSNLTMVMGLLNDSMIALHNFTASFTPEYFDGFGSEKDGQMFGEDIWRECIDKALNNSSFTYDDRNPNKNGFMESKTYGTLQRLGIISAMNSLGINPSQYIRHQLRQDEGFETDHRPFIGFRIIRLIEPRRMQNLSWMDTLDLLQEVEFDRDSYSHLLSHINRSHFELLLLAGREVVHDEGMPPPSVVGGMLAAAEVHWGPVPRWTAENIDQLWLFVIGIGKEHLLHFSMEAFQAVLPHLAALYNGHQLDPFLATAVVDAAKRHWGAKISRWTIAKLQWLGPFTVHLSVQDLSAVDTDDLLVLLPDISNLHFDKRQGHAIINSLINSQDWTWSLEQFKSLGKLAAYLTVEQLKNLPPEVFSDREVQKSMVANTAGRGREVKEVAKRIVEDMGDPSTWSSEDLTRIGKVASGLEVKDLEKIPKSSIRTAVADLSKADLSPRQRMVIAQKYREASSNRTSKRLSSRDIRELKSLSVGLGSNVFAEMSPDDVKESINVLAENAAELQPTQKREIVRQMKRASGGIAGSLRDLGSMVQEVPLKDLNEMKLEDIGTDVITEVNSTEPVLSLGTIQWNKGQSTKLYRKVKKELLMTGNSSSAGLTSDTISMLGTVMVGMTCEDIELLETHDIFRLVDVMMQQDGWTLRQARCISNRVRNFFGHGHDFMRNFTLAEVNSLTGQTMKEFTPEELSHLSHDVCEVSFANVGHQKELEEMRRSKRQEIAQKALICLEKTAADSIISGEDMEALGYLGCELEPDDIERVDVADLRTSTLHIAAKCCYDRFQMVAVGLKVIEQLGSPETWTSAIIESVAPFLLYLSPHQIDVFDEDQLSAVAEGIMDMYAEYGEKLPLCERDLSGQDLEERKTGFVRVAVKVKETMVATADTSRRRKRATTYVPTCDEIDLLEDGNIAWTAEELSAIEGETFESCGYVLGGVSGFSEDQLDALLDKAKEVWGEPSQMTPDELSQLGNIATRFTVVELGELNLTDIDTVYSLSQYGNWSSEQMSAAVIQYLQVSEKSLDELNSVDIAGLDKFICGLTADEITQLNSSAYGVSATSIGTLEVCNTDQLNAFKGHAVITYGPISSWQPEIFTEVGVVIAGFTANELSSLNTTSAAGITPLAISLIPPDTFGNGFTLDVLGAFDEAQALAVTSEQLAALSSTQSLVLIEAEYGEEDVPPEVIEDIQNTENTTPEGEPEDEPGEEPEGEPEKKPEKKPNGAIKNYQRFQFILISMAVCHLL; from the exons ATGGAATGCCCTCATTCAGTCATCGCTGTTCTCATCTTAT TTCTCCTCGCTAGCCATTGCAGTGGACGTAAGCAAGATGATCGGCCTTCTTCCCCTAAAGGAGAAAAGCAAGAGGAACCATCCATTCGGAATGACGACACACACCAGCAAGCTGTTCATTTCACAGAGTTAATGCCAGAGAAGATTTTTTGGGATTGCATGGACAAGTATGGGTTTGGCTCAAGTAATGCCACACATGCCATTAACCACATCATAGAACTCACCAACAATATCATAGCAATGGAAAAGATGTTTGAAGAGAGGTTTGGAATTTCAAACGAAACTATTTTTTATGACTTTGGTGGATTCCTGCCAGACCTGTTTAACTATTCAAGCAACGCGTCGTCTTTCCTTATGGAAAACTGCACCGCCTACTTTGGTTCTGGAAACATTTCTGTCGGTGTGACTCCCTCGTCCAACGTCATTCATGAGGACATGATCTCGCTACTCTGCGCACTCTTTCAGGGAGATATCAATGCAACTATGCAATTTAATTCTTCAATCGGAAGCGGTTGGGACGATTTTAATCAGGCCATGAGCAACTTAACCATGGTGATGGGGTTATTGAATGATTCCATGATAGCGCTTCACAACTTTACCGCGTCATTCACGCCAGAATATTTTGATGGGTTTGGAAGTGAAAAGGATGGACAAATGTTTGGAGAGGACATTTGGAGAGAGTGCATAGACAAAGCTTTGAACAATTCAAGTTTCACATATG ACGATCGAAATCCAAACAAGAATGG ATTCATGGAGAGCAAAACTTACGGAACACTACAACGACTGGGGATCATATCAGCGATGAACTCTCTTGGGATAAACCCTTCTCAGTATATTCGTCATCAGTTGAGACAAGATGAAGGTTTCGAGACAGATCACAGGCCTTTCATTGGATTCAGAATTATTCGACTAATAGAG CCCAGGAGGATGCAGAACCTCAGCTGGATGGACACATTGGATCTTCTTCAAGAAGTTGAATTCGATCGGGATTCATACTCTCACTTGTTGTCTCACATAAACAGAAGCCattttgagctcttgttattGGCTGGAAGGGAAGTCGTTCAT GATGAAGGCATGCCCCCTCCCAGTGTTGTTGGGGGGATGTTAGCTGCTGCAGAGGTACACTGGGGGCCAGTACCAAGATGGACAGCTGAAAACATAGACCAGTTATGGCTCTTTGTCATAGGTATAGGCAAAGAACATCTTCTGCATTTCTCTATGGAAGCTTTCCAGGCAGT GTTACCCCATTTAGCAGCTCTTTATAATGGACACCAGTTGGACCCATTTCTTGCTACTGCAGTGGTAGATGCTGCAAAGAGGCATTGGGGAGCTAAAATATCAAGATGGACCATCGCGAAGCTACAGTGGCTAGGACCATTCACCGTACACCTGAGCGTTCAGGATCTCTCAGCTGTTGACACTGATGAC CTGTTGGTGCTACTTCCAGATATAAGCAACCTTCACTTTGATAAGAGGCAGGGCCACGCTATCATTAATAGTCTGATAAATTCTCAGGATTGGACTTGGTCTTTGGAGCAATTCAAAAG TCTTGGTAAGTTAGCTGCTTACTTGACAGTGGAGCAACTTAAAAATTTACCCCCAGAGGTGTTTTCTGATAGAGAAGTGCAGAAGTCCATGGTAGCAAATACTGCTGGGAGAGGACGG GAGGTGAAGGAAGTTGCAAAGAGAATCGTGGAAGACATGGGAGACCCTTCGACATGGAGTAGTGAGGACCTTACAAGAATCGGCAAAGTTGCCTCTGGTCTGGAAGTCAAAGACTTGGAGAAAATACCCAAATCTTCCATCAGAACTGCCGTGGCGGACTTGTCCAAAGCCGATTTATCACCAAGACAGAGGATGGTCATAGCCCAAAAGTATAGAGAGGCATCTTCTAATAGAACATCAAAG AGACTCTCATCTCGTGACATCCGTGAATTGAAATCTCTCTCAGTTGGTTTGGGGAGTAACGTCTTCGCTGAGATGTCGCCCGACGATGTGAAGGAATCGATAAATGTCTTGGCAGAGAATGCCGCAGAGTTGCAACCCACTCAGAAGAGGGAGATAGTCAGACAG ATGAAGAGGGCAAGCGGTGGAATCGCAGGTTCATTGAGGGATCTCGGAAGTATGGTCCAGGAGGTACCCCTGAAAGATCTGAACGAAATGAAGTTAGAGGACATTGGTACAGATGTCATCACAGAGGTTAACAGTACCGAACCAGTCCTCAGCTTGGGAACAATTCAGTGGAATAAAGGTCAA AGCACTAAACTCTACAGGAAAGTCAAGAAAGAGCTATTGATGACAGGAAATAGTTCCAGTGCTGGTCTCACTTCAGATACCATAAG CATGCTGGGTACGGTTATGGTCGGGATGACATGTGAAGATATTGAACTTCTTGAAACCCACGATATATTCCGATTGGTCGATGTAATGATGCAACAGGATGGTTGGACCTTACGCCAG GCACGGTGCATCTCTAACAGGGTCAGGAATTTTTTTGGTCATGGTCACGATTTCATGAGAAACTTCACCTTGGCTGAAGTCAACTCACTGACAGGACAGACCATGAAAGAATTCAC ACCAGAGGAGTTGTCTCACCTTTCTCACGATGTTTGTGAAGTCAGTTTTGCAAATGTTGGTCATCAGAAGGAATTAGAGGAAATGAGGAGAAGCAAAAGGCAAGAAATCGCTCAGAAGGCATTGATATGTTTG GAAAAGACTGCAGCGGATAGCATTATCTCTGGCGAGGACATGGAAGCCCTTGGCTATCTGGGATGCGAACTTGAGCCAGACGATATAGAAAGGGTTGACGTGGCTGACTTGAGGACAAGCACATTACACATTGCAGCCAAGTGTTGCTATGACAGATTTCAAATGGTGGCTGTAGGATTGAAAGTGATCGAACAATtagg ATCTCCAGAGACTTGGACATCTGCTATCATAGAATCAGTGGCTCCATTCTTACTGTATCTCTCTCCACATCAAATAGATGTGTTCGATGAG GATCAGCTTTCAGCTGTAGCTGAAGGTATCATGGACATGTATGCTGAGTATGGGGAGAAGCTGCCACTGTGTGAGAGAGACTTGTCAGGCCAGGACCTGGAAGAGAGAAAGACAGGCTTTGTAAGAGTAGCGGTCAAAGTAAAAGAAACAATGGTAGCAACTGCAGATACtagcagaagaagaaaaagag CTACTACTTATGTTCCAACCTGTGACGAGATAGATTTACTAGAAGATGGAAACATTGCCTGGACAGCAGAAGAATTGTCAGCGATAGAGGGGGAGACTTTTGAAAGCTGCGGTTATGTACTGGGAGGTGTCAGCGGTTTTTCAGAGGACCAATTAGACGCTCTCCTGGATAAAGCCAAGGAG GTGTGGGGTGAACCCTCTCAGATGACTCCAGATGAACTCTCTCAGCTGGGTAACATTGCTACTAGGTTCACCGTCGTCGAGCTGGGGGAACTGAACCTAACCGATATAGACACTGTCTACTCTTTATCTCAGTATGGAAACTGGAGCTCAGAACAA ATGTCAGCTGCTGTAATACAATACCTTCAAGTGTCTGAAAAGAGTTTAGATGAATTAAATTCAGTAGATATTGCTGGCTTAGACAAATTTATTTGTGGCTTAACTGCAGACGAAATCACTCAGCTGAACAGTTCTGCATACGG AGTGTCTGCAACCTCTATTGGTACTCTGGAGGTTTGTAACACCGATCAACTGAATGCATTTAAAGGTCATGCAGTCATTACCTATGGACCAATCAGTTCATGGCAACCAGAAATATTCACTGAAGTTGGAGTAGTCATAG CCGGTTTTACAGCCAATGAACTGTCTAGCCTGAATACCACCTCTGCGGCGGGCATCACTCCGCTAGCCATTAGTTTAATTCCACCTGATACATTTGGG AACGGTTTTACGCTAGACGTTCTGGGAGCGTTTGACGAAGCTCAAGCACTAGCTGTAACGTCGGAGCAGTTGGCTGCTCTCTCATCAACTCAAAGCTTAGTTCTCATAGAAGCTGAGTATGGTGAGGAGGATGTTCCTCCTGAAGTCATTGAAGATATCCAGAATACTGAGAATACCACCCCTGAAG GTGAACCAGAAGATGAACCAGGAGAAGAACCAGAAGGAGAGCCAGAGaagaaaccagaaaaaaaacctAATG